One genomic segment of Gemmatimonadota bacterium includes these proteins:
- a CDS encoding redoxin domain-containing protein yields MSRLLGIGALLLTLALPAAAQDGDQPVRLRLLLDDAPSVGRKAPAIVLPYATRSGVGPADQPFTLAREIGRVVVLVFYPGNFTAASTAEWQALRERSATLAPEGVVLVGISTDSLVSHVRFASDLDLPFKLLSDADRAIIQRYGVADGPRARRAVVVVGADGTVRYLDPAFAVLDPESYVHLAAAIRAAKENR; encoded by the coding sequence ATGAGCCGGTTGCTCGGGATCGGCGCCCTGCTGCTGACCCTCGCACTGCCGGCCGCGGCGCAGGACGGCGACCAGCCGGTCCGGTTGCGGCTGTTGCTCGACGACGCGCCGAGCGTTGGGCGGAAGGCGCCGGCCATCGTCCTCCCCTATGCCACGCGGAGCGGTGTCGGGCCAGCCGACCAACCGTTCACGCTGGCCCGCGAGATCGGACGCGTGGTGGTGCTGGTGTTCTATCCGGGCAACTTCACCGCGGCCTCGACCGCCGAGTGGCAGGCGCTGCGGGAGCGGTCGGCCACGCTTGCCCCGGAGGGTGTCGTGCTGGTCGGGATCTCAACCGATTCCCTGGTCTCGCACGTACGATTCGCATCCGACCTCGATTTGCCCTTCAAGTTGCTCAGCGACGCGGATCGCGCCATCATCCAGCGGTACGGTGTTGCGGATGGCCCGCGCGCCCGGCGCGCCGTGGTGGTGGTGGGGGCGGACGGTACCGTGCGCTACCTTGATCCAGCTTTTGCGGTGCTCGATCCCGAGAGCTACGTCCACCTCGCCGCCGCAATCCGGGCGGCCAAGGAGAACCGATGA